In Streptomyces sp. TLI_146, the genomic stretch TCCGCCTACGACTGGCTGGGCTCGCTCGCCGTGGTCCCGCTGGCCACCGCCCTGGCGGGTCCCGCCGAGAGCGCCTTCGGCCGGACCTCCGCGCTGTGGGGCTGCGCGGTGGTGATCGTGGTCCTGACGGCGGCGGTGCTGACCGTCCCTGACGTACGGAACCTGACCCGCCGCACCGCGCCGGTGACCGGGGCCACGGCGAATGCGGACGCGGTGGTTCCGCCCGTCTCAGCCGATGCCGAACGCCCCCTCGGGGGGCTCGGGTGACGGCTGCGCCTCGCTGTCCGGTACCGGCCGCGCGCCGCCGGTGAACCGCCGCACCGCGTCGCCGTGCTCGACCCGCGCGGGGAAGGCGTCCCCGGCGGTCAGCCGGGCGAGGGGGGCGATCGGCAACGGCCCGTGCGAGGCCAGCAGCACCACGTTGCCGAACCGCCGCCCGCGCAGTACCGAGGGCTCCGCGATCAGCGCGACCTGCTCGAACACCGCCCGGAAGGTGGCCAGCTGGGGGCGGAGGAAGTCGAAGGGCGCGCCGTCGGCGAGGTTGGCCGCATAGAGCCCGCCGGGCCGCAGCACCCGCTCGGCGGTGCGCGCGTACTCGACGGAGGTGAGGTGCGCGGGCACCCGGGAGCCGCCGAACACGTCCGCGAGCAGCAGATCGGCCGAGTCCGCCGGAGCCTCCTCGGCCCAGGCGCGGGCATCGGCCGCGTGCACCCGGATCCCGCTGCCGTCGGGCAGCGGCAGATGCTCGGTGACCAGGGCGAGCAGCCCTCGGTCGGCCTCCACCACGTCCTGGCGCGAGCCCGGCCGGGTCGCCGCCAGATAGCGCGGCAGGGTGAGCGCGCCGCCGCCGAGGTGGAGCACGTCGAGCGGTGCGCCCGGCTCGCCCGCGCAGTCGACGACATGGGCGAGCCTGCGGGCGTACTCGAACTCGATGTACGTGGGGTCGTCGAGGTCGACGTACGACTGGGGCGCGCCGTTCACGGTGAGCAGCCAGGCCCGCTCCCGGTCCACGTCGGGCATCAGCTTGGCGGTGCCCCAGTCCACTGTCCGGCTGACCGGTATCGGCTCGTTCACCGTCCCATTGTGCGCGAAGCGCCGCGCGCGAAACGCGGTTCGTCGGCTCGGGGCCGTCTGCGGCTGGTCGGGCGGTTCCCCGTGCTCCTAAGCCCAGAGCTCCGCGACGGCTTTCGCGTGGGCCGCCGCCTGGGTGCGGCCCGCTCGGGCGGCCGGGGCGCGGCGGGACGGCTCCAACGAGTTGCGGCCGAACGCGCGGCGGGCGGCGGAGTCCGGGGTGATGAGCTCGACGCGCGCGCCCGCCGCGGCCAGCGCGGCCACCTGGGTGCGCGGCGAGTCCAGCGGGCCGCCACCGAGCGCCAGCGGCGCGAGGACCAGCACCCGGTCGTATCCGGCGGCGAGCTGGGCGTTGGCCGGGGAGTGCACTCCCCCGTCGATCCAGCGGCGGCCCTCGACGGTGACGGCGGGCCACACCCCGGGCACCGCGCAGCTGGCGGCGACCGCGTCCACCAGCTCCACGCCGCTCTCCGGATCGAAGATCCGCAGTTCACCGCTGTCCGCCGCGACCGCCGTGATCCTCAACCGCCGTTGCGGCCACTCGTGCGACACCAGCCGTCGGGCGATCACCTCGCGCCGCGCGGCCTCCTGCCCGGTGCCCCCGGCGAGCGCGACCCGGCCCAGTTTCCTGCCGTACTCCTCGGGCGTACGGGAGGTCAGCGCCGCGCGGGCGAACCGGAACACCGCGGCCGGGCCCAGGTTCGCCGGGACCTCGCCGTCGGGCCGGGCGAGCTGACGCTCATACAGCTGCGGCAGCCCGATCCGGCCCGAGGTGATCTGCGCGGCGACCACCGAGCCCGCCGAGCTGCCGACCACCAGCTCGGCGCCGGTCACGTCGACGCCCGCCTCGGCGAGCCCGTACAGCATGCCGATCTCCCAGCCCACGCCGGTGATTCCGCCCGCGCCGAGCACCAGTGCCGTGTCTCCCATGCCCGAAGCATGACGGAAGACGGCGGGCCCGCCTCCGTCGGGGGGTGCCCCGGGAGACGGGCCCGCCGGGCCGCCGGTCAGAGCAGGCCGGTGACCGTCCCGGCGCCGACCGTGCGGCCGCCCTCGCGGATCGCGAAGCCGAGCCCGGGCTCCAGCGGCGTGTCCCGGCCCAGCTCGACGGTCATGGTGACCGTGTCGCCGGGGCGCGCCACCGCCGCCTCGCCGAGGTCGACGTCCCCGACCACGTCCGCGGTACGGATGTAGAACTGCGGCCGGTAGCCGGTGGCGACCGGGGTAGTGCGCCCGCCCTCGCGCGCCGACAGGACGTACACCTGGGCGGTGAAGCGGCGGCTCGGTGTGACGCTGCCGGGCGCCGCGACCACCGCCCCGCGCCGGACCGCGTCGCGGGGCACCCCGCGCAGCAGCAGCGCCACGTTGTCCCCGGCCTCGGCGGAGTCCATCGGCTTGCCGAAGGTCTCCAGACCGGTGACGACCGTCTCCACGTCCGCGCCGAGCACCTCGACCCGGTCGCCGACGCGGACGGTGCCGCGCTCGACGGCGCCGGTGACGACCGTGCCGCGGCCGGTGATGGTCAGCACGTTCTCCACCGGCAGCAGGAACGGCGCGTCGGTGTAGCGGACCGGCATCGGCACATAGGTGTCTACCGCGTCGAGCAGCGCCTCGATCGCCGCCGTCCAGCGCGGGTCGCCCTCCAGGGCCTTCAGGCCGGAGACCCGGACGACCGGCACCGAGTCGCCGCCGTACCCGTGCGCCGAGAGCAGGTCGCGGACCTCCAGCTCGACGAGGTCCGCCAGCACAGCGTCCTCGCCGTCGGCGACGGCGTCCGCCTTGTTGAGCGCGACCACGATGTGGTCGACGCCGACCTGGCGGGCGAGCAGGACGTGCTCGGCGGTCTGCGGCATGATCCCGTCGAGCGCGGAGACGACGAGGATCGCCCCGTCCAGCTGGGCGGCGCCGGTGACCATGTTCTTGACGTAGTCGGCGTGCCCGGGCATGTCGACGTGGGCGTAGTGGCGGGTGTCGGTCTCGTACTCGACGTGCGCGATGTTGATGGTGATGCCCCGCGCGGCCTCCTCCGGCGCCCGGTCGATCCGGTCGAACGGGACGAAGGTGCCGGTGCCGCGCGCGGCGAGGACCTTGGTGATGGCGGCGGTCAACGTGGTCTTGCCGTGGTCGACATGACCCATCGTGCCGATGTTGAGGTGGGGCTTGGTGCGTACGTATGCCGTCTTGGGCATGGCTGTGTCCCTCGGATGCTGAGCTCTTAATGGCTGGAAGCCGCGACGGGACCCCTGGATCCGGCCGACCCTCCCCCTGCGGGGTCCGCCGGTTCTCTCCGGGAAGGGTCAGCTTCGGGCGCCGTCGAGGGGCGCTGCGGCAGCGATGAGGGCCGCCGCCGCGGCGACCGCCGCAGCAGCGAGGGCAGCCTTCGGCGCGTCCGCGACTGCGGACGGCGCTGCGGGGAAGGCGTGCCGGAACATGCTGCCGATCATGCCCCGGCGCCGGGCGGGCGTCGAATGGTTTTCGGGGGCGGGGAGTTGGGGCGGGCTGGGCCTGTTCGGTCGCGGTCGCGGGCCCCGTGGCGGGTGCGATGCCTAGTGGGGCGGCGCCCTCGCCGCGAGGCGGGTCCCTCGGCACCGGGTGCTGTTCGCCCCGCGTACGGCCGTAAGGCGACGCCCGTTACGGCGATCACATGCCCCTGTCGGTTACTCTCCCCGGATGCTCGACGACCTCGTCGCCCGACCGTCCGCCGGGCTCGCCGTGCGCTGCACCAGGGCCCTGCTCTCGCCCTGGTCGCGGCTGGCCCTCCTGGTGCTCGTGCTCGCGGGGGCCGCCACGGCCGTGCTGCTGCTCGAACCGCAGCGGCTGCTCGCCGACGGCTGGCCGCAGCGGTTGAGCGGCGGCGGCGCGGTGGTGCTGTTCGGTGTGGCGTACGGACTGTGCACCGCGGCGTTCGTGCCGCGTCCGCTGCTCAACCTCGCCGCGGGCGCGATCTTCGGCTCGCAGGCGGGTCTACCGTCCGCGCTCGCCGGGACGGTGCTGGGCGCCGGGATCTCCTTCGGGCTCGGCCGGGTGCTCGGCCAGGACGCGCTGCGGCCGCTGCTGCGGGGCCGCTGGCTCAAGGCGGCGGACGGCCAGCTCAGCCGGCACGGCTTCCGGTCGATGCTGGCGATCCGGCTCTTCCCCGGCGTCCCGTTCGCGGCGGCCAACTACTGCGCGGCGGTCTCCCGGATGGGCTGGCTGCCGTTCCTGCTCGCCACGGGCCTGGGCTCGGTGCCCAACACGGCGGCGTACGTGGTCGCGGGCAGCCGCGCCGCGTCCCCGACCTCGCCGGTGTTCCTGATCGCGATGGCGTTCATCGCGGTGTCGGGCCTGGGCGCGGCGGCGGTGGCGTGGCGCAAGCGGCACCGGTTGAGCGGGCGGGCGCAGGAGCCGGGGGCGTCCGCCGTCTCCGGGGCGCCTGCGGGACCGGGAGCATCCGCCGGGCCGGGGGCGCCCGCGCCCCGGGCGACCAGCACCCCGGCCGCGCCCGCGCCCGACAGGACCGCATAGCTCCCGCTTCATCTCCGGCCTGTACGCTGCCCTGCGACCGGCCGTCGATCGCACCATCACACCGGCCGTCGGATCGTCGTGCCCGCAACCGTCTTCAGCACCCGGGATGGCCCACGCCCCATGTCTTGGTTCGAATCGTTCATACTCGGGCTTGTCCAGGGGCTGACGGAGTTCCTGCCGATCTCCTCCAGCGCGCACCTGCGCCTCACCGCGGCGTTCGCCGACTGGCAGGACCCGGGGCCGGCGTTCACCGCGATCACGCAGATCGGCACCGAGACGGCCGTCCTCATCTACTTCCGCAAGGACATCGTCCGGATCATCTCGGCGTGGTTCCGCTCGCTCACGGACCGGCAGATGCGGAGCGACCAGGACGCCCGGATGGGCTGGCTGGTCATCGTCGGCTCGATCCCGATCGGCGTGCTCGGCATCGTCCTCAAGGACCAGATCGACACCACCTTCCGTGATCTGCGGGTCATCGCGGCCACACTGGTCGTGATGGGCGTCGTCCTCGGCATCGCCGACCGCCGCGCCGCCCGGGACGAGGCGGGCGGCCGCCACCGCGCGGCCAGGCAGCGCAAGTCGCTCCAGGACCTGAGCGTCAAGGACGGCCTGGTGTACGGCATGTGCCAGGCCATGGCCCTGATCCCGGGCGTCTCCCGCTCGGGCGCCACCATCAGCGGCGGCCTGCTGATGGGCTACACCCGCGAGTCCGCGGCCCGCTACTCGTTCCTGCTCGCCATCCCGGCGGTGCTGGCGTCCGGCGTCTTCGAGCTGAAGGACGCGGGCGGCGAGGGCCAGGCCCCGATGGCCGAGACGCTCTTCGCCACGGTGATCGCGTTCGGCGTCGGTTATGTCGTGATCGCGTGGTTCATGAAGTTCATCTCCAGCAAGAGCTTCATGCCGTTCGTGGTCTACCGCATCCTGCTCGGCCTCCTGCTCTTCGCCCTGGTCGGCGCCGATGTGCTGAGCCCGCACGCGGGCGAGGTCACGGGCGGCTAGTAGGGCTCCGGGAGGCGCACCTCACTCCCCGAACACCCCATGCCGCCCCGCACCCCCGGCGAACCGGGCCGCCCCCTCCCCCGCCCGCTCCAGCGACCGCACGCCGTGCGCGAGTTCGTTGCGCAGGGCCTCCCGCTCGGGCAGGGCCTCCTGTTCGAGGAGGGAGAGGCGGTCCTCGCGCAGGCAGAGCTGGGGGAAGGCGGCGATCTCCGAGGCCAGTTTCTCCGCCGCCGCCCGGGCCGTCCCGTTCGGCACCACCCGGTCGGCCAGGCCGATCGCCAGTGCCTCGGGCGCGTCCACCGGGCGGCCGGTCAGGACCAGGTCCATCGCCCGGCCCGCGCCGATGAGCCGGGGCAGCCGTACCGTACCGCCGTCGATCAGCGGCACTCCCCAGCGGCGGCAGAAGACGCCGAAGACCGCGTCCTGTTCGGCCACCCGCAGATCGCACCAGAGCGCGAGCTCCAGGCCGCCCGCCACGGCGTGGCCGGAGACCGCCGCGATCACCGGCTTGGTGAGCCGCATCCGGGTCGGGCCCATCGGGCCGTCGCCGTCCTCGGCCACCGCGTTGCCGTGCTCGGTGCCGATCGCCTTGAGGTCTGCGCCCGCGCAGAAGGTGCCGCCCTCGCCCCAGAGCACCGCGACCGCCGCCTCGTCGTCGGCCTCGAAGGCGCGGAAGGCGTCGGCGAGCGCGCGGGCGGTCGGCCCGTCCACGGCGTTGCGCGCGTGGGGGCGGGAGAGCACCACGGTCGTGACGGGGCCGCTGCGCTCGCTGCGGACGGTGGCGCGGGCGGGGGCGGATTCGCTCGGTGCGGTCATGGCGCCCAGCGGTAGCACGCGCCCCCTGGCGCCCACAAGAGCCGGGCCGTCCGCGTTGTCGGCCGTCGGAGCCCTTGGCCCCTCGCGTCCGCTGCCGGAGACTGAGGCGATGACCCAGCGTGTGGAACTCTCGACCGTGATGGACCGGCTCGCCATCGATGAGATCGTCACCGGGTACGCGGCCGCCGTCGACGACGCCGACTGGTCCGCGTACGGCGAGCTGTTCACCCCCGACGGACGCGCCGACTACCGCGCGGCGGGCGGGGTGGAGGGGCCCGCGGCCGAGGTCGCGGCCTGGCTCGCGGAGACCATGCGGCTCTTCCCGGTCCGCCAGCACTTGATCGTCAACCGGCTGCTCACCCTCCAGGACCTCGGCGGCTATCCCGGCGACCGGGCCCGGGTGCGGGCCGACTACCTCAACCCGATGCGGTTCGGCGCGGGGGACAACGGCGACGGCGGGCCGGTGGAGCCCAACTTCGTCTCCGGCGGCCGGTACGCGTTCTCGCTGCTGCGCACCGATGCGGGCTGGCGGCTGCGCGAGGTGACCGTGCAGGAGAAGTGGCGGCATGTGTCGGGGGCGCTCGGCACGAACTGAACCGGCGTACGGGCGCGTGGCGGAGCGGACTCGCCGGGCGCGCGGGCCATCTGGGCGCCGCCGCTCCGCTGCCGCAGACTGAGGGCGCACACTGGGGAGACGCTCGGGCGGAAACCACTGCTCACGGGCGGGGCGAGGAGGCGCGGCATGCGGGTTCCGGTCGGGCTGCGGCACACCCTCACGGGGCTGCGCCACCGTCTCATGGTGTCGCGGTGGTGGCGGGGCGCGGCGGCGCTGCTCGCCGGGGCGCTCCCGGCGCTGGCGTTCCCAGCGCCCGCCCTGTGGTGGTTCGCGTACGTCGCGCTGGTGCCGTGGCTGCTGCTGATCCGCTCGGCCCGCGACGGGCGGCGGGCCGCGCTCGACGGCTGGCTGGGCGGCACCGGGTTCATGCTCGCCGTGCACCACTGGCTGATGCCGAGCCTGACCGTCTTCATCGTCGTCCTGGCCGCGCTGCTCGGGCTGCTGTGGGCGCCGTGGGGCGCCCTGGTGCGCTCGACGCTCGGCGGGCCCGGCGCGGGCAGGCCCTCGCCGCAGCGCGCGACGGCCGCGCTCGCCGTGCTGCCCGCGGGCTGGCTGATGGTCGAACTGGTCCGCTCCTGGCAGGGGTTGGGCGGCCCGTGGGGGGTGCTGGGCTCCAGCCAGTGGCAGGTGGCTCCGGCGCTGCGGCTCGCCTCGGTCGGCGGGGTCTGGCTGGTGAGCCTGTTCGTGGTGGCCGCCAACGTCGCGGTGACGGTGCTGCTCGTCTCCCGCCCGGCGCGGACGCCCGTGGTGGCCGCGGTGCTCGCCGGGGCCGTCGCCGCCGGGGCCGTGTGGGCCTGGGCGCCGCGTCCCGAACGGGCGGGCCGGATGCGGGTCGCTGTCGTCCAGACGGGCATGTACGAGGGCGGCGACGTCCGCTTCGCCCGCAGCGAGGCCCTGACCCGGTCGCTGGCCGGGCGGGACGTGGACCTAGTGGTGTGGGGCGAGAGCAGCGTCGGCTCCGACCTGACGGCCCGGCCGGACCTGGCGGCCAGGATCGCCGCGCTGTCGCGGGCGGTGGGCGCGGACATCCTGGTGAACGTGGACGCCCGCCGCGCCGACCGGCCGGGGATCTTCAAGAGTTCGGTGCTGGTCGGGCCGGACGGGCCGACGGGCGCGCGCTACGACAAGATGCGGCTGGTGCCGTTCGGCGAGTACATCCCGGCCCGCTCGCTGCTCGGCTGGGCCACCTCCGTCGGCAAGGCCGCGGGCGAGGACCGGCGCCGGGGCTCGGCGCCGGTGGTGATGACGCTGCCGGACGGGCTGCGGTTCGGCCCGGTGATCTGCTTCGAGTCGGCGTTCCCGGACATGAGCCGCCATCTGGTGCGCGAGGGCGCCCGGTTGATCGTCGCCCAGTCGTCGACGTCGTCGTTCCAGCACAGCTGGGCGCCCGCGCAGCACGCCTCGCTCGCCGCGCTGCGC encodes the following:
- the tuf gene encoding elongation factor Tu, yielding MPKTAYVRTKPHLNIGTMGHVDHGKTTLTAAITKVLAARGTGTFVPFDRIDRAPEEAARGITINIAHVEYETDTRHYAHVDMPGHADYVKNMVTGAAQLDGAILVVSALDGIMPQTAEHVLLARQVGVDHIVVALNKADAVADGEDAVLADLVELEVRDLLSAHGYGGDSVPVVRVSGLKALEGDPRWTAAIEALLDAVDTYVPMPVRYTDAPFLLPVENVLTITGRGTVVTGAVERGTVRVGDRVEVLGADVETVVTGLETFGKPMDSAEAGDNVALLLRGVPRDAVRRGAVVAAPGSVTPSRRFTAQVYVLSAREGGRTTPVATGYRPQFYIRTADVVGDVDLGEAAVARPGDTVTMTVELGRDTPLEPGLGFAIREGGRTVGAGTVTGLL
- a CDS encoding crotonase/enoyl-CoA hydratase family protein, whose protein sequence is MTAPSESAPARATVRSERSGPVTTVVLSRPHARNAVDGPTARALADAFRAFEADDEAAVAVLWGEGGTFCAGADLKAIGTEHGNAVAEDGDGPMGPTRMRLTKPVIAAVSGHAVAGGLELALWCDLRVAEQDAVFGVFCRRWGVPLIDGGTVRLPRLIGAGRAMDLVLTGRPVDAPEALAIGLADRVVPNGTARAAAEKLASEIAAFPQLCLREDRLSLLEQEALPEREALRNELAHGVRSLERAGEGAARFAGGAGRHGVFGE
- a CDS encoding patatin-like phospholipase family protein; its protein translation is MGDTALVLGAGGITGVGWEIGMLYGLAEAGVDVTGAELVVGSSAGSVVAAQITSGRIGLPQLYERQLARPDGEVPANLGPAAVFRFARAALTSRTPEEYGRKLGRVALAGGTGQEAARREVIARRLVSHEWPQRRLRITAVAADSGELRIFDPESGVELVDAVAASCAVPGVWPAVTVEGRRWIDGGVHSPANAQLAAGYDRVLVLAPLALGGGPLDSPRTQVAALAAAGARVELITPDSAARRAFGRNSLEPSRRAPAARAGRTQAAAHAKAVAELWA
- the lnt gene encoding apolipoprotein N-acyltransferase — encoded protein: MRVPVGLRHTLTGLRHRLMVSRWWRGAAALLAGALPALAFPAPALWWFAYVALVPWLLLIRSARDGRRAALDGWLGGTGFMLAVHHWLMPSLTVFIVVLAALLGLLWAPWGALVRSTLGGPGAGRPSPQRATAALAVLPAGWLMVELVRSWQGLGGPWGVLGSSQWQVAPALRLASVGGVWLVSLFVVAANVAVTVLLVSRPARTPVVAAVLAGAVAAGAVWAWAPRPERAGRMRVAVVQTGMYEGGDVRFARSEALTRSLAGRDVDLVVWGESSVGSDLTARPDLAARIAALSRAVGADILVNVDARRADRPGIFKSSVLVGPDGPTGARYDKMRLVPFGEYIPARSLLGWATSVGKAAGEDRRRGSAPVVMTLPDGLRFGPVICFESAFPDMSRHLVREGARLIVAQSSTSSFQHSWAPAQHASLAALRAAETGRPAVHATLTGISAVYGPDGERIGHWLGTHRSTAEVYDVPLADGTTLYVRFGDWAVYAALLVLAAYFAFTGRRSLRRPAPEPPVPPARTAHESRERPVH
- a CDS encoding undecaprenyl-diphosphate phosphatase → MSWFESFILGLVQGLTEFLPISSSAHLRLTAAFADWQDPGPAFTAITQIGTETAVLIYFRKDIVRIISAWFRSLTDRQMRSDQDARMGWLVIVGSIPIGVLGIVLKDQIDTTFRDLRVIAATLVVMGVVLGIADRRAARDEAGGRHRAARQRKSLQDLSVKDGLVYGMCQAMALIPGVSRSGATISGGLLMGYTRESAARYSFLLAIPAVLASGVFELKDAGGEGQAPMAETLFATVIAFGVGYVVIAWFMKFISSKSFMPFVVYRILLGLLLFALVGADVLSPHAGEVTGG
- a CDS encoding TVP38/TMEM64 family protein produces the protein MLDDLVARPSAGLAVRCTRALLSPWSRLALLVLVLAGAATAVLLLEPQRLLADGWPQRLSGGGAVVLFGVAYGLCTAAFVPRPLLNLAAGAIFGSQAGLPSALAGTVLGAGISFGLGRVLGQDALRPLLRGRWLKAADGQLSRHGFRSMLAIRLFPGVPFAAANYCAAVSRMGWLPFLLATGLGSVPNTAAYVVAGSRAASPTSPVFLIAMAFIAVSGLGAAAVAWRKRHRLSGRAQEPGASAVSGAPAGPGASAGPGAPAPRATSTPAAPAPDRTA
- a CDS encoding spermidine synthase, with protein sequence MNEPIPVSRTVDWGTAKLMPDVDRERAWLLTVNGAPQSYVDLDDPTYIEFEYARRLAHVVDCAGEPGAPLDVLHLGGGALTLPRYLAATRPGSRQDVVEADRGLLALVTEHLPLPDGSGIRVHAADARAWAEEAPADSADLLLADVFGGSRVPAHLTSVEYARTAERVLRPGGLYAANLADGAPFDFLRPQLATFRAVFEQVALIAEPSVLRGRRFGNVVLLASHGPLPIAPLARLTAGDAFPARVEHGDAVRRFTGGARPVPDSEAQPSPEPPEGAFGIG
- a CDS encoding nuclear transport factor 2 family protein; protein product: MTQRVELSTVMDRLAIDEIVTGYAAAVDDADWSAYGELFTPDGRADYRAAGGVEGPAAEVAAWLAETMRLFPVRQHLIVNRLLTLQDLGGYPGDRARVRADYLNPMRFGAGDNGDGGPVEPNFVSGGRYAFSLLRTDAGWRLREVTVQEKWRHVSGALGTN